A single window of Merismopedia glauca CCAP 1448/3 DNA harbors:
- the ilvB gene encoding biosynthetic-type acetolactate synthase large subunit yields the protein MVRSRSLPPKADTPKASNQRTGGFALIDSLKRHGVKHIFGYPGGAILPIYDELYRAEAEGGISHILVRHEQGAAHAADGYARATGQVGVCFATSGPGATNLVTGIATAQMDSIPMVIVTGQVPLAAIGTDAFQETDIYGITIPIVKHSYVVRDPRDMARIVGEAFHIASSGRPGPVLIDVPKDVALAEFDYIPVEPGTVRLIGYRPTNKGNPRQISQALDLIKESHQPLLYIGGGAIASGAHAEIKELAELFQIPVTTTLLGKGSFDEKHPLAVGMLGMHGTAYANFAVSECDLLIAVGARFDDRVTGKLDEFASRAKVIHIDIDPAEVGKNRAPQVPIVGDVRQVLMDLLRRCHEIGVYGEPSQTQAWRDRIDRWREDYPLQVSDYPDAISPQQVIVELANQAPDAYYTTDVGQHQMWAAQFLKNGPRQWITSGGLGTMGFGVPAAMGVKVAVPEAQVICVSGDASFQMNLQELGTLAQFKINVKTVILNNGWQGMVRQWQEAFYEERYSSSNMEVGMPNIILLAQAYGIKGMVVERKEDLPDAVAEMLAADCPVILEVRVKRDENCYPMVPPGKSNAQMVGLPKRPPVQTLAELIYCNCCGAKTVNSNNFCPECGTKL from the coding sequence ATGGTGCGTTCCCGAAGCTTACCCCCCAAAGCAGACACCCCCAAAGCCAGTAACCAACGCACGGGTGGTTTTGCCCTGATCGATAGTTTGAAGCGTCATGGAGTGAAGCATATCTTTGGCTATCCAGGCGGCGCAATTTTGCCGATTTATGATGAATTATATCGTGCAGAAGCCGAAGGCGGCATTAGTCATATTCTGGTTAGACACGAGCAAGGCGCAGCCCACGCCGCAGATGGTTATGCTAGAGCTACAGGGCAAGTAGGCGTGTGTTTTGCGACTTCAGGACCCGGAGCAACCAACTTAGTCACTGGTATTGCTACGGCTCAAATGGACTCGATTCCGATGGTAATTGTGACAGGACAAGTTCCCTTAGCAGCGATCGGCACCGATGCTTTCCAGGAAACTGATATTTATGGGATTACTATACCCATCGTCAAACACTCCTATGTAGTGCGCGATCCTAGAGATATGGCGAGAATTGTCGGCGAAGCTTTCCACATCGCCAGTAGCGGTCGTCCAGGACCTGTATTAATCGATGTCCCTAAAGATGTAGCATTAGCAGAATTTGATTATATTCCTGTCGAACCTGGAACGGTCAGATTAATCGGATATCGCCCGACAAATAAGGGTAATCCTCGGCAAATTAGTCAAGCTTTAGATTTAATTAAAGAAAGTCATCAACCCCTACTTTATATCGGTGGTGGGGCGATCGCTTCTGGTGCCCATGCCGAAATCAAAGAATTAGCTGAATTGTTCCAAATTCCCGTTACCACCACCCTATTGGGGAAAGGGTCTTTTGATGAGAAACATCCCCTAGCGGTGGGGATGCTGGGGATGCATGGCACTGCTTACGCTAATTTTGCGGTGAGTGAGTGCGATTTATTAATCGCTGTCGGTGCGAGATTTGACGATCGCGTGACGGGTAAATTAGATGAATTCGCCTCCCGCGCTAAGGTAATTCACATCGACATCGATCCGGCTGAAGTCGGTAAAAACCGCGCCCCACAAGTCCCAATTGTGGGAGATGTACGGCAAGTTTTGATGGATTTACTCCGTCGCTGTCATGAAATTGGGGTTTATGGGGAACCATCTCAAACCCAAGCTTGGCGAGACAGAATCGATCGCTGGCGAGAAGACTATCCTCTACAAGTGTCTGATTACCCCGATGCGATTTCTCCCCAGCAGGTAATCGTTGAACTGGCAAATCAAGCCCCAGATGCATACTACACTACAGATGTAGGGCAACATCAAATGTGGGCAGCCCAATTCCTAAAAAATGGTCCCCGTCAGTGGATTACTAGCGGTGGATTGGGAACGATGGGTTTTGGCGTTCCTGCCGCAATGGGTGTTAAAGTTGCTGTACCTGAAGCCCAGGTAATCTGCGTCAGTGGCGATGCCAGTTTCCAGATGAATTTGCAAGAATTGGGAACTCTGGCTCAATTTAAAATCAACGTGAAAACCGTGATTTTAAACAATGGTTGGCAAGGAATGGTGCGCCAGTGGCAAGAGGCTTTCTATGAAGAGCGGTATTCTTCTTCTAATATGGAAGTCGGAATGCCCAATATCATCCTGCTAGCCCAAGCCTATGGTATTAAGGGGATGGTGGTAGAACGGAAAGAAGACCTGCCAGATGCTGTAGCTGAAATGTTAGCCGCAGATTGCCCAGTCATCCTAGAGGTGCGAGTCAAACGAGATGAGAATTGCTACCCTATGGTTCCTCCTGGAAAGAGCAATGCTCAAATGGTAGGGTTGCCCAAACGCCCACCAGTCCAAACCTTAGCCGAACTGATCTATTGCAATTGTTGTGGGGCAAAAACCGTCAATAGCAACAATTTTTGTCCGGAATGTGGGACTAAATTGTAG
- a CDS encoding YkgJ family cysteine cluster protein gives MATWKCVKNCGACCQLDPSDRPDLDTYLSPEELQIYLGLVGEDGWCINYDQATRECKIYSDRPSFCRVEANIFQRLYGIEAEEVNDFAIDCCCQQIDGVYGEDSPEMVRFAEEVDLDNSD, from the coding sequence ATGGCAACTTGGAAATGCGTGAAAAATTGTGGTGCTTGCTGTCAGTTAGATCCAAGCGATCGCCCCGATCTTGATACTTACCTCTCTCCAGAAGAGTTGCAGATTTACTTGGGTTTGGTAGGTGAGGATGGCTGGTGCATCAATTATGACCAGGCAACCAGAGAATGTAAGATTTATAGCGATCGCCCCAGTTTTTGTCGCGTCGAGGCTAACATCTTTCAACGTCTTTACGGGATTGAAGCCGAAGAAGTCAATGATTTTGCCATAGATTGCTGCTGTCAGCAGATTGATGGAGTTTATGGAGAAGATAGTCCAGAGATGGTTCGCTTTGCTGAAGAAGTTGATTTAGATAACTCAGATTGA
- a CDS encoding winged helix-turn-helix transcriptional regulator, with amino-acid sequence MPEHTYLCPIEVTIALIGGKWKCVILWWLRRDAKSFGELKQLVSGITPKVLTQQLRELEEVGLVSREAYPETPRRVEYSLTPYGETLTPITELMCEWGKNHLTGFESGVLNLGGLRVLIVSKLDLGKSLRSPLDIRHAQVAIATSVSEAMVQFQQQQPDILIIDTAMDNNEGFGVIERIRALESHSDRQLPAIALTKADNLERRQALRAGFSVHLTKPVEFGELVAAIASLTSKLAM; translated from the coding sequence ATGCCGGAACATACTTATTTGTGTCCAATCGAAGTGACAATCGCCCTAATTGGCGGCAAATGGAAATGTGTTATTTTGTGGTGGTTGAGACGAGATGCCAAGAGTTTTGGAGAGTTAAAACAGTTAGTCTCAGGAATTACGCCCAAAGTTCTAACCCAACAGTTGCGGGAATTAGAAGAAGTTGGCTTAGTTAGTCGAGAAGCTTATCCAGAGACTCCTCGACGGGTGGAATATTCTCTGACACCCTATGGTGAAACCCTAACTCCAATTACAGAATTAATGTGTGAATGGGGCAAAAATCATCTGACTGGGTTTGAATCTGGCGTGTTGAATTTAGGCGGATTGCGGGTTCTGATCGTCAGTAAACTAGATTTAGGCAAATCTTTGCGATCGCCGTTAGACATTCGCCATGCTCAAGTTGCGATCGCCACGTCAGTATCTGAGGCAATGGTACAGTTTCAGCAACAGCAACCTGATATCTTAATCATAGATACCGCAATGGACAATAATGAAGGTTTCGGGGTAATTGAACGAATTAGAGCCTTAGAAAGCCATTCAGATCGACAACTTCCAGCGATAGCTCTGACTAAAGCCGATAATTTAGAGCGCAGACAAGCTTTAAGAGCCGGATTTTCAGTTCATTTAACCAAACCTGTTGAATTTGGAGAATTAGTAGCAGCGATCGCTAGTTTAACTAGCAAGTTAGCCATGTAA
- a CDS encoding DJ-1/PfpI family protein translates to MIVTTSHDHFEGANPHPTGVWLEEFAVPYMELLHNGVEITVASPKGGSMPIDPRSLPTPEQDKAWQRAIAASKQTTQLSKVSATEFDAIFLPGGHGPMFDLPDNSDLQQLLREFHDTGKIIAAVCHGPVGLVGATLSDGTPLVKDKVLTSYTNSEEIAVKLDKEVPFSLEERLRDLGAIFIAHEDKADHVEKDGKLITGQNPNSSASIARALVAALNQQLPAIFERTLEAIAPAQIVAEFPVNTFLENLAIAPDGTIFITSYEDGKVYRMTQTGELTDFAKVEGNMAGIVIEPTGDLLVAATLKGKEPTICRIQPTGSVERILTLPEAIFLNGMTHLQGNLYLVADSYKGAIWAVDAISQTARIWLEDPLLARSDASNPFPAVNGIKIYQNALFASNTQRQLLIRIPLTDDGAPGKPEVFLTNVNLDDFAFDNLGNLYGTTHVYNSVIRISPTKEITTIAKAEQGMTGNTAVAFGRTSNDNTSIYITTNGGMSLPPSTGVELAKVVRLEVGVQGE, encoded by the coding sequence TTGATTGTAACCACAAGCCATGACCATTTTGAGGGAGCTAATCCCCATCCTACAGGGGTATGGCTGGAAGAATTTGCCGTACCGTATATGGAACTTTTGCACAACGGGGTTGAAATAACCGTCGCTAGTCCTAAAGGGGGATCTATGCCAATCGATCCTCGCAGTCTTCCGACTCCAGAACAAGATAAAGCTTGGCAAAGGGCGATCGCAGCCTCAAAACAAACCACTCAGCTATCAAAGGTCAGCGCTACCGAATTTGATGCTATTTTTCTACCTGGTGGTCACGGTCCTATGTTTGACCTACCCGATAATTCAGATTTACAGCAATTACTCAGAGAGTTTCATGATACCGGAAAGATAATCGCGGCGGTGTGTCACGGTCCTGTAGGGTTAGTTGGTGCAACTCTATCGGATGGGACACCGTTGGTTAAAGATAAAGTCCTCACTTCCTACACTAACTCAGAGGAAATAGCCGTCAAACTAGATAAAGAGGTTCCGTTTAGTTTAGAGGAGCGTTTGCGAGATCTGGGGGCAATTTTCATTGCTCATGAAGATAAAGCAGATCACGTTGAAAAAGATGGCAAACTGATTACAGGACAAAATCCCAATTCCAGCGCCAGTATCGCTCGTGCTTTGGTTGCGGCTTTAAATCAACAGCTTCCTGCCATTTTTGAGCGCACGCTGGAGGCGATCGCACCTGCTCAGATTGTAGCGGAATTTCCCGTTAATACCTTTCTCGAAAATCTGGCGATCGCTCCAGATGGAACTATCTTTATTACCAGCTATGAAGATGGTAAAGTCTACCGCATGACTCAAACTGGCGAACTGACCGATTTCGCCAAGGTGGAGGGTAATATGGCGGGGATTGTTATTGAACCCACTGGAGATTTGCTGGTAGCAGCAACCCTTAAGGGTAAAGAACCGACAATCTGTCGTATTCAACCTACAGGCTCAGTGGAGCGAATTTTAACTCTACCAGAAGCTATTTTCCTCAATGGCATGACCCATTTACAGGGGAATCTTTATCTAGTAGCGGATTCCTACAAAGGGGCGATTTGGGCTGTAGATGCGATCTCTCAAACAGCACGAATTTGGCTGGAAGATCCGCTCCTAGCTCGTTCGGACGCGAGCAATCCTTTTCCAGCCGTGAATGGGATTAAGATTTACCAAAATGCTCTTTTTGCTTCTAATACCCAGCGTCAACTCTTAATTCGCATTCCTTTAACCGATGATGGCGCACCAGGAAAACCAGAAGTATTTTTAACCAATGTCAATCTAGATGATTTTGCCTTTGATAATCTTGGTAATTTGTATGGCACTACCCATGTTTACAATAGTGTGATTCGGATTTCACCGACAAAGGAAATTACCACCATTGCTAAAGCTGAACAGGGGATGACTGGTAATACCGCCGTAGCCTTTGGGCGAACATCGAACGACAACACGAGTATCTATATCACCACTAATGGAGGAATGTCGTTACCCCCATCAACTGGAGTAGAACTAGCCAAAGTTGTGCGATTAGAAGTTGGTGTTCAAGGAGAATAA
- a CDS encoding YciI family protein: MRFALQCLLAENTDEKRVALRSKHLQYIEANKERIFCGGPTINLDGQPEMMLIILDVANLSGAQDFIEAEPYNQAGVFAQVVISEWRQILPESEPGALLREINSN; encoded by the coding sequence ATGCGATTTGCACTCCAATGCCTCTTAGCAGAAAATACTGATGAGAAGCGGGTAGCTCTCAGAAGTAAACATCTGCAATATATTGAAGCTAACAAAGAGCGCATTTTCTGTGGTGGACCAACAATTAATTTAGATGGTCAACCTGAAATGATGCTGATTATTCTTGATGTAGCCAATCTCTCTGGTGCCCAAGATTTTATTGAAGCAGAGCCATACAATCAAGCTGGAGTATTTGCACAAGTTGTCATTAGCGAATGGCGGCAAATATTACCAGAATCTGAACCAGGGGCACTATTGCGGGAGATAAATAGCAATTAA